One segment of Synchiropus splendidus isolate RoL2022-P1 chromosome 4, RoL_Sspl_1.0, whole genome shotgun sequence DNA contains the following:
- the LOC128758256 gene encoding trypsin-3-like translates to MKALVFLALIGAAFAAADDEKVVGGYECSRHSVPYQVSLNAGYHFCGGSLISSQWVVSAAHCYKSRIQVRLGEHNIAVNEGTEQWIDSAMLIKHPQYNSYNLDNDIMLIKLSRPATLNSYVQTIALPTRCPVADENCMVSGWGNMSANGSNFPDRLQCLRQPIIDDRICKNAYPHLLTENMLCSGFMHGGASSCQGDSGGPLVCSGQLQGVVSWGYDCAMQGHPSVYARVCRYNSWISSVMSNN, encoded by the exons ATGAAGGCACTGGTGTTTCTGGCTCTGATCGGAGCAGCAT ttgctgctgctgatgacgaGAAAGTGGTTGGAGGCTATGAGTGTTCCAGGCACTCTGTGCCCTACCAGGTGTCCCTGAACGCTGGCTACCACTTCTGCGGTGGGTCCCTCATCTCCAGCCAGTGGGTGGTGTCTGCAGCTCACTGCTACAAGTC ACGCATCCAGGTTCGTCTCGGCGAGCACAACATCGCCGTGAACGAAGGCACAGAGCAGTGGATCGACTCTGCCATGCTCATCAAGCACCCCCAGTACAACAGCTACAATCTGGACAACGACATCATGCTGATCAAGCTCAGCCGCCCAGCCACCCTCAACAGCTACGTCCAGACCATTGCCCTGCCCACCCGCTGTCCCGTGGCCGACGAGAACTGCATGGTGTCCGGGTGGGGCAACATGTCCGCCAACGGCA GCAACTTCCCTGACAGGCTGCAGTGTCTGAGACAGCCCATCATCGACGACAGGATCTGCAAGAACGCCTACCCACACCTGCTCACTGAGAACATGCTGTGCTCCGGATTCATGCACGGAGGTGCCAGCAGCTGCCAG GGAGACTCCGGCGGCCCTCTGGTGTGCAGCGGTCAGTTGCAGGGCGTGGTCTCCTGGGGGTACGACTGTGCCATGCAGGGTCACCCCAGCGTCTATGCTCGTGTGTGCCGCTACAACAGCTGGATCAGCAGCGTGATGAGCAACAACTGA
- the LOC128758255 gene encoding 40S ribosomal protein S19 isoform X1 — MFQMPSVTVKDVNQQEFVRALSSFLKKSGKLKVPEWVDTVKLARHKELAPYDDNWFYNRAASMARHLYLRGGVGVGAMIKIYGGRQRNGVCPAHFSVGSRNVARKVLQALEGLKMVEKDPNGGRKLTAQGQRDLDRIAGQVSSASKKQKTLQSAP; from the exons ATGTTTCAGATGCCCAGTGTCACGGTTAAGGACGTCAACCAGCAGGAGTTCGTCAGAGCTTTGTCTTCCTTCCTCAAAAA GTCTGGGAAACTGAAGGTCCCAGAGTGGGTGGACACAGTGAAGCTGGCCAGGCACAAGGAGCTGGCCCCGTATGATGACAACTGGTTCTACAACAGAGCAG CATCGATGGCCCGTCACCTGTACCTGCGGGGGGGAGTGGGTGTGGGCGCCATGATTAAGATTTACGGAGGGCGCCAGAGGAATGGTGTGTGCCCGGCCCACTTCAGCGTTGGGTCGAGGAACGTGGCCAGGAAGGTTCTGCAGGCACTGGAGGGGTTAAAGATGGTGGAGAAGGATCCAAACGG AGGACGCAAACTCACAGCTCAGGGCCAGAGAGACCTGGACAGGATCGCTGGTCAG GTTTCCTCTGCGagcaagaaacagaaaacacttcagagtgcgCCCTAG
- the LOC128758255 gene encoding 40S ribosomal protein S19 isoform X2, with product MPSVTVKDVNQQEFVRALSSFLKKSGKLKVPEWVDTVKLARHKELAPYDDNWFYNRAASMARHLYLRGGVGVGAMIKIYGGRQRNGVCPAHFSVGSRNVARKVLQALEGLKMVEKDPNGGRKLTAQGQRDLDRIAGQVSSASKKQKTLQSAP from the exons ATGCCCAGTGTCACGGTTAAGGACGTCAACCAGCAGGAGTTCGTCAGAGCTTTGTCTTCCTTCCTCAAAAA GTCTGGGAAACTGAAGGTCCCAGAGTGGGTGGACACAGTGAAGCTGGCCAGGCACAAGGAGCTGGCCCCGTATGATGACAACTGGTTCTACAACAGAGCAG CATCGATGGCCCGTCACCTGTACCTGCGGGGGGGAGTGGGTGTGGGCGCCATGATTAAGATTTACGGAGGGCGCCAGAGGAATGGTGTGTGCCCGGCCCACTTCAGCGTTGGGTCGAGGAACGTGGCCAGGAAGGTTCTGCAGGCACTGGAGGGGTTAAAGATGGTGGAGAAGGATCCAAACGG AGGACGCAAACTCACAGCTCAGGGCCAGAGAGACCTGGACAGGATCGCTGGTCAG GTTTCCTCTGCGagcaagaaacagaaaacacttcagagtgcgCCCTAG